Part of the Streptomyces virginiae genome is shown below.
GTGAGTCCGGGCTCCTGGGTGCGACACCGCCGACGGTGACGGGGCTCACGTTCTCGACGCCCGGAGGCCCGGAGATCGTCATGAGGCGCACTGCCTGAAGGTAGTACCCGGTGCAGGCTCCTGGCAGGTCCTGCTCAGCAGCACGACGTTTCCTGCATGGCCCCGCGCCCGCGACTGGGATGGCGGCCGAACACCCTGGGGATCGGGGCGCCGTTCTGTGGAAAGTACTTGGCGTGAGCATGTCAGACGGCTCGCGGAGTTTCCCGAACTCAGTACTCCCGCGTGAACACGGTCTACGGGCTGATGCTGGTCACATCCGTCATCAAGTTCTTCGACGTTGAAATGCCCTGGCTGACGAACGTGCAGGAATGACCGGAGGCCCTCGGGACGTAGTCCCGAAGGCCTCATGGCCCGGCGGCTCTGGCGGCTCACGACCGGCCGAAGGCGGTGTCAGGCCCAGTCGATGCCGAGCTCGGCGAGGGCGTTCAGTTGTGCCTGGGTGAGCTTGTCCCGTCGGCGGCCCTGCAGACGATCACGATCGTGGCCTACGTCGAAGCCTGAACAGAACAGCGCCCCGGATCCGCTCGGGTCCGGAGCGCCGTGGTCAGTCCGCCGCGGGACCGGCCGATGGCGTGGTCTGCCGGTTCGCCGGCCGGGGCACTTTTTGCGGGCTCCGGCCGCGTGCTGGTGTGCCCGCACGACGGTCGAGTCGACCGAGACGACCCATTTGAGGTCGTCGTCGGCGTCGGCCTGTGCGACCAGCGCGGTGAACACCCGCTCCCACGTGCCGTCGACGGCCCACATCCGCAGCCGGTTGTAGACGCCTCGCCAGTTGCCGTACTCCTCAGGGGGGTGAACCCACTGCGATCCGGTCTGGAACTTCCAGGCGATTGCATCGATCACCTCGCGGTGATCCCGCCACCGGCCACCCCGCCGTGGCGTCCGGTTTGGGAGTAACGGCTCGATTCGCGCGCACTGCGCGTCAGTCAACGGCACACCCGAACAACGACTGGCGGGGCTGGTTGGAACGACGCCGCTGTCAGGCGGTCGGCCCAGCGCGGAGTCGCCGCGCGTCCCGCACGAGCGTGTACGAAGCGCCGAGGAAGATCACGGCTCCAGCCACAAGCCAGAGAACCGAGGCCCCAGAGCGGTACTCACGAACGGCAAAAACGAGCAGCATCACGCTGGCAAGAACACCGAAGGCCGAGATCAGAGCGCTGATGCGGTTATTCACATGGACATCATCAACGATGACCTCGGCCAGCGGAAGTGATCCAAACGAACCGGCCTAGACCTCCCGAGAGCCGACACGCGGGCGCTGAGGGCGCCCGGGAAGGCACGAAGCACATGCCGGAGTACAGCGTCACCTGGACCATCGAGATCGGCGCCGACACGCCCGTACACGCCGCCTACGAAGCACTCGCCGTCCAGCGCGACCCCACGTCCTGGGCCACGGTCTTCACCGTCCACACGGACGACGGTGACGTGGCCGTCGACCTCAACCCCCACCGGCCGGGCCCGCCGCGACTGACCGGCCCCTGGACCCTGACCGCATAGCCCCGCACCCCTTCGCGCCCCGGCACGGCCCACCAGCTGCGCCGGGGCGCAGCCGTGCCCGGCCGCCCAGGTGCATCCCGCCGGCCGTGGGCGGCCGGGCGCCGTGGACGCGGCCGGGGCTCGCCCTCGGCCGGCCGGGGAGCCTCCACCGCGGCCGCCGCCGGCGCCCGCGCGGCCGGCGCTTCGAACGCCGGCGCCCTGGAGCAGGGGACGGGCCGGCGGCACGGGCGCGGGCTTCGCCGGCACCCCTCGGGCATGCCGCTGAACAGGGGAAATAGCGGCCCTGCGCCGTTCCGAAAGTGATGAGTGGCGAGTATAGTTGTCTTGCGGGTTGGTGGTGGCAGCCGACCCGCACCGGAAACCAACTCCCAGGAAAGGGGACCCCCATGCCCACGCTCCTCCAGGACAGCTACGCCCTTCGGGTCGAGCCCACCGGCGGATTCCGCCTGCTCGACTGGGGCTCCGAGATGCGCCCGCAGGACGCGCTGGACGCTGACCAGGTCCGATGCGTTGACGTGACCACCCGGCTGATCATGTGGACCGACGAGCTGGCCGTCCCGCTCGGCCTGGCAAGCAACGTGCCCGCGCGCTCCCTCCTCCGTGCCTTCCAGTCCGCGCCCGCCCCGGTCTGTGGGGCGGCCGTCTTCACGGGGTCCACGTTCAACGGTGCGCTGCTCGGCCTCACCGAGGACCAGGCGCTCGCGCTCCTCGATCGCTATTTCCATCGCCCTGGCGCCATCCCCGGACCGCGCGGCTGAACGCAGGTCACTCCGGGCCCCGGAACCGAATTCCCGGGGCCCTCGAATTCG
Proteins encoded:
- a CDS encoding IS5 family transposase: MPLTDAQCARIEPLLPNRTPRRGGRWRDHREVIDAIAWKFQTGSQWVHPPEEYGNWRGVYNRLRMWAVDGTWERVFTALVAQADADDDLKWVVSVDSTVVRAHQHAAGARKKCPGRRTGRPRHRPVPRRTDHGAPDPSGSGALFCSGFDVGHDRDRLQGRRRDKLTQAQLNALAELGIDWA
- a CDS encoding DUF3846 domain-containing protein, with product MPTLLQDSYALRVEPTGGFRLLDWGSEMRPQDALDADQVRCVDVTTRLIMWTDELAVPLGLASNVPARSLLRAFQSAPAPVCGAAVFTGSTFNGALLGLTEDQALALLDRYFHRPGAIPGPRG